A window of the Natronomonas salina genome harbors these coding sequences:
- a CDS encoding DUF7521 family protein yields the protein MVNILQGVLILMRLVLFGLTLGLTLISFQAYTKRESQRLQYAFIGFAFLSMGVAVTNLTTQVGVTSDLGSDLLYLQIAETIPFIIGFAMIYVSLYR from the coding sequence ATGGTCAATATCCTGCAGGGCGTTCTCATCCTGATGCGGCTCGTCCTCTTCGGTCTCACCCTGGGTCTGACGCTCATCAGCTTCCAGGCGTACACGAAACGCGAGAGCCAGCGGCTCCAGTACGCCTTCATCGGCTTCGCCTTCCTCAGCATGGGGGTGGCGGTGACGAACCTCACCACGCAGGTCGGCGTCACGAGCGACCTCGGGAGCGACCTGCTGTACCTCCAGATCGCCGAGACGATCCCCTTCATCATCGGCTTCGCGATGATCTACGTCTCGCTGTACCGGTAG
- a CDS encoding fumarylacetoacetate hydrolase family protein: MKLARVETPDGVLEGEYDDGTVTTDEGTYEPEEYDLLAPCEPSVFYCVGRNFGEKVDQMDYEVPEVPDFFIKPPVSLHDPETPIPYPSFSSELTYAGELAAVIGEECKDVAEDEVDDVVRGYTILNDLDCLDQERRTARKAFDSSGPLGPVVSDVDPVGLDMTTHINGELRQEDNTENMFIKPREVVSFLSERFTFEPGDVISFGSPANPGLLERGDEIEIWYEGIGTLRNTVE, from the coding sequence ATGAAGCTGGCACGCGTCGAGACGCCCGACGGCGTCCTCGAAGGCGAGTACGACGACGGCACAGTGACGACCGACGAGGGAACGTACGAACCCGAGGAGTACGACCTGCTCGCGCCCTGTGAGCCCTCGGTCTTCTACTGCGTCGGCCGGAACTTCGGCGAGAAGGTCGACCAGATGGACTACGAGGTGCCGGAGGTCCCTGACTTCTTCATCAAGCCGCCCGTCTCGCTGCACGACCCCGAGACGCCCATCCCGTACCCATCCTTCTCCTCGGAGCTGACCTACGCCGGGGAGCTGGCGGCCGTGATCGGCGAGGAGTGCAAGGACGTCGCCGAGGACGAGGTCGACGACGTGGTCCGGGGGTACACAATCCTGAACGACCTCGACTGCCTCGACCAGGAGCGCCGCACCGCCCGGAAGGCCTTCGACTCCTCGGGGCCGCTCGGGCCGGTCGTCTCCGACGTCGACCCCGTCGGCCTCGACATGACGACCCACATCAACGGGGAGCTCCGCCAGGAGGACAACACCGAGAACATGTTCATCAAGCCGCGGGAGGTCGTCTCGTTCCTCTCGGAGCGCTTCACGTTCGAGCCGGGCGACGTGATCTCGTTCGGCAGCCCCGCCAACCCGGGACTGCTGGAGCGCGGCGACGAGATCGAGATCTGGTACGAGGGCATCGGCACCCTCCGGAACACGGTCGAGTAG
- a CDS encoding DUF5658 family protein, translating to MLGDSGTDLISDGDHLEALATRQRRVWLAAILLYGVGDTVTTFWGLSTGGIAEAGPVAAPLMEAHGRFVLLGVKVVTFGAFYLLWRLVRTPGRVAVPLALATVGALVTAWNLVVISSA from the coding sequence GTGCTCGGTGACTCAGGGACGGATCTGATCTCGGACGGCGACCACCTCGAGGCGCTCGCGACCAGGCAGCGACGGGTCTGGCTCGCCGCGATACTCCTCTACGGCGTGGGCGACACCGTCACGACGTTCTGGGGGCTCTCCACCGGCGGCATCGCCGAGGCCGGCCCCGTCGCCGCCCCGCTGATGGAGGCCCACGGCCGCTTCGTCCTCCTCGGCGTCAAGGTCGTCACGTTCGGCGCCTTCTACCTCCTCTGGCGGCTGGTCCGCACGCCGGGTCGGGTCGCGGTCCCGCTGGCGCTGGCCACCGTCGGCGCCCTCGTCACGGCCTGGAACCTCGTCGTCATCTCCAGCGCCTGA
- a CDS encoding AAA family ATPase, with the protein MPERPPDRDKVDAVSLVAVCGLPGVGKSTVARRIAEGIDAEVLRTDVVRKELFDDPEYTDAETTAVYDELLDRAAERLADGRSVVLDATFKTRERRLEARGVADRHDRGFRLVHVDCEERVVERRIEARDGVSDADFEIHRQFREAFEPVELDHVAVDNSGSEAETRSQVDAAFRLNTSSP; encoded by the coding sequence ATGCCAGAGCGTCCGCCCGACCGGGATAAGGTCGACGCCGTCTCGCTGGTGGCGGTCTGCGGCCTCCCCGGCGTCGGGAAGTCGACGGTCGCACGCCGGATCGCCGAAGGAATCGACGCCGAGGTGCTCCGGACCGACGTCGTCCGGAAGGAGCTGTTCGACGACCCCGAGTACACGGACGCGGAGACGACCGCCGTCTACGACGAACTGCTCGACCGGGCCGCCGAACGGCTCGCGGACGGCCGGTCGGTCGTCCTCGATGCGACGTTCAAGACCCGCGAGCGCCGACTGGAGGCTCGCGGGGTGGCCGACCGCCACGACCGCGGCTTCCGGCTCGTCCACGTCGACTGCGAGGAGCGGGTCGTCGAGCGCCGCATCGAGGCCCGCGACGGAGTCAGCGACGCCGACTTCGAGATCCACCGCCAGTTCCGCGAGGCCTTCGAGCCGGTCGAACTGGACCACGTCGCGGTCGACAACTCCGGGAGCGAAGCCGAGACCCGCAGCCAGGTCGACGCCGCGTTCCGACTCAACACAAGTAGTCCGTAA
- a CDS encoding MmgE/PrpD family protein, with protein MNVSDRLPFLGGDDADVDAFLDRAARWATDLEYREIPQPVRRAAKAQLASTVGAAVWTVTHPLGDPIAAATGSRFEGDGSTFLGGEDLSPEGAACGNAALSMALDFDDTVLGGHTGHSSVFVPLAYAEADGASGERALVAHVAANEVAARLASAAAIGPFRGQQTAYVHAVGAAVGRAVVEGDDADTLADALGMALLQPPWPLEPPFLGSDAKVWSASEPIRTGLGAVDSARAGLSGRSDLVEADAGFLAEFADRPVEEFLEGFGERWHTRAVTIKAVPGCAYVTAPVEAALEVRGRFDRGRTSIERVDVHGSLFATEVDDRASPYLEGPDSPVSALTFTVPFNVAAALIDGEHTPRQLGDRAKNDAIWELAERVTLQHDSDFTMAALRSEVPVGAMLRRVGLPVVGYAAKTVGVGATVRHLPTLLRFARKRPLPTDLSTAEKRMGARVEVTTTDGRTFESTVEHPSGFAGKPLAEIRAVARNKCRSGLQAAGVRESTARERVDDLLSIDEERTVSLAGLLAAADRV; from the coding sequence ATGAACGTCTCCGACCGCCTGCCGTTCCTCGGCGGCGACGACGCGGATGTCGACGCCTTCCTCGACCGCGCCGCGCGATGGGCCACAGACCTCGAGTACCGCGAGATTCCGCAGCCGGTCCGGCGGGCCGCGAAGGCCCAGCTCGCCAGCACCGTCGGGGCGGCCGTCTGGACCGTCACCCACCCCCTCGGCGACCCGATCGCCGCGGCTACCGGGTCGCGGTTCGAGGGGGACGGATCGACGTTCCTGGGCGGCGAGGATCTCTCCCCGGAGGGTGCCGCCTGCGGGAACGCCGCGCTCTCGATGGCGCTGGACTTCGACGACACCGTCCTCGGCGGCCACACCGGCCACAGCAGCGTCTTCGTCCCGCTGGCGTACGCCGAGGCCGACGGCGCCAGCGGCGAGCGCGCGCTCGTGGCACACGTCGCCGCGAACGAGGTAGCCGCGCGGCTGGCCTCGGCGGCCGCCATCGGCCCATTCCGCGGCCAGCAGACCGCCTACGTCCACGCCGTCGGCGCCGCCGTCGGCCGCGCCGTCGTCGAGGGCGACGACGCCGACACGCTCGCCGACGCGCTCGGCATGGCGCTGCTCCAGCCGCCGTGGCCCCTCGAGCCGCCGTTCCTCGGCTCCGACGCGAAGGTCTGGAGCGCGAGCGAGCCGATCCGGACCGGTCTCGGCGCGGTCGACTCCGCCCGCGCCGGCCTGTCCGGCCGCTCCGACCTCGTCGAGGCCGACGCCGGTTTCCTCGCGGAGTTCGCCGACCGCCCGGTCGAGGAGTTCCTCGAGGGGTTCGGCGAGCGCTGGCACACCCGTGCGGTGACGATCAAGGCCGTCCCCGGCTGCGCGTACGTGACGGCGCCGGTCGAGGCCGCCCTGGAGGTCCGCGGCCGGTTCGACCGCGGCCGGACGTCGATCGAGCGCGTCGACGTCCACGGCTCGCTGTTCGCCACCGAGGTCGACGACCGAGCGTCGCCGTACCTCGAGGGGCCGGACAGCCCCGTCTCCGCGCTGACGTTCACCGTCCCGTTCAACGTCGCCGCGGCGCTGATCGACGGCGAGCACACGCCCAGACAGCTCGGCGACCGCGCGAAGAACGACGCCATCTGGGAGCTCGCCGAACGGGTGACCCTCCAGCACGACTCCGACTTCACGATGGCGGCGCTGCGGTCGGAGGTACCGGTCGGCGCGATGCTGCGCCGGGTCGGCCTGCCGGTCGTCGGCTACGCGGCGAAGACCGTCGGCGTCGGCGCGACGGTCCGGCACCTCCCGACCCTGCTGCGGTTCGCCCGCAAGCGCCCGCTCCCGACGGACCTCTCGACGGCCGAGAAACGGATGGGCGCCCGGGTCGAGGTGACCACGACGGACGGGCGGACCTTCGAGTCGACGGTCGAGCACCCCTCCGGGTTCGCCGGGAAGCCGCTCGCGGAGATCCGGGCGGTCGCGCGGAACAAGTGCCGGTCCGGCCTCCAGGCGGCCGGGGTCCGCGAGTCCACCGCCCGCGAGCGCGTGGACGACCTGCTGTCCATCGACGAGGAGCGAACGGTGTCGCTGGCCGGCCTCCTCGCCGCGGCCGACCGGGTATGA
- a CDS encoding winged helix-turn-helix domain-containing protein, which produces MADERSIEDILDTIGDQHARTVLATLSHEPRSAKQLAEECDLSLPTIYRRLELLQDHNLVVERTAVAEDGNHYNVYECNFDSTVIRLEDDEYDVRIYRKENLPDRFTQLWDELGAE; this is translated from the coding sequence GTGGCAGACGAGCGCAGCATCGAGGACATCCTCGACACTATCGGAGACCAACACGCACGGACGGTTCTGGCCACCCTGAGCCACGAACCTCGGTCCGCCAAGCAGCTCGCCGAGGAGTGCGACCTATCACTGCCGACGATATATCGACGACTCGAACTGCTGCAGGACCACAACCTCGTCGTCGAGCGGACCGCGGTCGCCGAGGACGGCAACCACTACAACGTCTACGAGTGCAACTTCGACAGCACCGTCATCCGCCTCGAGGACGACGAGTACGACGTCCGCATCTACCGCAAGGAGAACCTCCCCGACCGGTTCACTCAGCTGTGGGACGAACTCGGCGCGGAGTGA
- a CDS encoding rod shape-determining protein — translation MSSDSQTGSDADTPSDYPVGVKLGSTRTVVKTPDDLERTLTCLATYEDALTGEEKVLYGEEAAVEYPDRVQYMLRSGLPEDDENADAAATFFEAFMDATDVPPESGLVYAVPTIDNDEGVANLEAVVESSPVGETFVRAYPESLCGSVPCFDGLDALDSIFVAINLGSTNLEACAYRRGEQLAPYATGGVTGNEVDRTIVSYVEEETQGRVKVDITTAREYKEQHADFEDYEAFTDVVQQPGGGSHEFTIEDSVMDAVDEYVDSVVDQIANEFLPELANNYMKVYKLALDEQIVLTGGMACIPGLVEEVEERLGEELQRDVEVTTADSPELAAANGAHRIAEQLMVHHD, via the coding sequence ATGAGCAGCGATTCCCAGACCGGCTCAGACGCGGACACCCCCAGCGACTACCCCGTCGGGGTGAAGCTCGGCAGCACGCGCACCGTCGTGAAGACGCCCGACGACCTCGAGCGGACGCTCACCTGCCTCGCGACCTACGAGGACGCCCTCACCGGCGAGGAGAAGGTCCTCTACGGCGAGGAGGCGGCCGTCGAGTACCCCGACCGCGTGCAGTACATGCTCCGGTCGGGCCTCCCCGAGGACGACGAGAACGCCGACGCCGCGGCGACGTTCTTCGAGGCGTTCATGGACGCCACCGACGTGCCGCCGGAGAGCGGCCTCGTCTACGCCGTCCCGACCATCGACAACGACGAGGGCGTCGCGAACCTCGAGGCGGTCGTCGAGTCCAGCCCCGTCGGCGAGACGTTCGTCCGGGCCTACCCCGAGTCGCTCTGCGGCTCCGTCCCCTGCTTCGACGGGCTCGACGCCCTCGACAGCATCTTCGTCGCCATCAACCTCGGGTCGACGAACCTCGAGGCCTGCGCGTACCGCCGCGGCGAGCAGCTCGCCCCCTACGCGACCGGCGGCGTCACCGGCAACGAGGTCGACCGCACCATCGTCTCCTACGTCGAGGAGGAGACGCAGGGCCGCGTGAAGGTCGACATCACGACCGCCCGCGAGTACAAGGAACAGCACGCGGACTTCGAGGACTACGAGGCGTTCACGGACGTCGTCCAGCAGCCCGGCGGCGGCTCCCACGAGTTCACCATCGAGGACAGCGTCATGGACGCCGTCGACGAGTACGTCGACAGCGTGGTCGACCAGATCGCCAACGAGTTCCTCCCGGAGCTGGCGAACAACTACATGAAGGTGTACAAGCTGGCCCTCGACGAGCAGATCGTCCTCACGGGCGGGATGGCCTGCATCCCCGGCCTGGTCGAGGAGGTCGAAGAGCGACTCGGTGAGGAACTGCAGCGCGACGTCGAGGTCACGACCGCCGACAGTCCCGAGCTCGCGGCGGCGAACGGCGCCCACCGCATCGCCGAGCAGCTCATGGTCCACCACGACTGA
- a CDS encoding diacylglycerol/lipid kinase family protein, which yields MRPERVGAVVNPHSGGGDAARLFAELAHCLPDATVDARITTGPDDVPVAAREQAEWADLLAVIGGDGTLREVTAALVEAGADTPLFVVPAGRGNSSYRHLYGDRAWRDVARGLAAGIDRRPLDVGRADCEPAIDETHFVLGFTAGLFRNAVVNAERFRALPGPLAYVLATGQAFVVDDPVTATVRVDDDPFFDGGARLLAVGGGRFRGSDFELFPASRPGDGMLHVLAIEPVGHQDSVRLARLARRGRLHEHPAVASTTGGTVTVRSDDGLPVEMDGTPISPALSEANLSVVPGAVSVAYPA from the coding sequence ATGAGGCCCGAGCGCGTCGGGGCGGTCGTGAACCCGCACTCGGGCGGCGGCGACGCGGCGAGACTGTTCGCCGAACTGGCTCACTGCCTCCCCGACGCGACCGTCGACGCCCGCATCACGACCGGACCCGACGACGTCCCGGTCGCGGCCCGCGAGCAGGCGGAGTGGGCGGACCTCCTCGCGGTGATCGGCGGCGACGGGACGCTCCGGGAGGTGACGGCGGCGCTGGTCGAGGCCGGCGCAGACACGCCGCTGTTCGTGGTACCCGCGGGCCGCGGGAACTCCTCGTACCGTCACCTCTACGGCGACCGGGCCTGGCGCGACGTGGCCCGGGGACTGGCCGCCGGAATCGACCGACGGCCTCTCGACGTCGGCCGGGCGGACTGCGAGCCGGCGATCGACGAGACGCACTTCGTCCTCGGGTTCACCGCCGGCCTGTTCCGCAACGCGGTCGTGAACGCCGAGCGGTTCCGCGCGCTGCCGGGGCCGCTGGCGTACGTCCTCGCGACCGGCCAGGCGTTCGTCGTCGACGACCCGGTGACGGCGACCGTCCGCGTCGACGACGACCCGTTCTTCGACGGCGGCGCACGACTCCTCGCCGTCGGTGGCGGCCGGTTCCGCGGCAGCGACTTCGAACTGTTCCCGGCCTCCCGGCCCGGCGACGGCATGCTGCACGTCCTGGCGATCGAACCCGTCGGGCACCAGGACTCCGTACGCCTCGCTCGTCTGGCCCGCCGTGGCCGACTCCACGAGCACCCGGCCGTCGCGTCCACCACCGGCGGGACCGTGACCGTCCGGTCTGACGACGGTCTGCCCGTCGAGATGGACGGCACCCCGATCTCGCCCGCGCTCTCTGAGGCGAACCTGTCAGTCGTCCCCGGTGCGGTCTCGGTCGCCTATCCGGCCTGA
- a CDS encoding universal stress protein — protein sequence MFDVIVIPTDGSEFAENAAERGFELARHHDSTVHVLCVADTGMLGDLRLPGDDASADDAIRAKAREFVDRLADRARAGGLDVTTAVPDGTAKNAIIDYAESVDADAIVMGTSGRGGVERLVLGSVAGHVVRHSDVDVLVTHGTGK from the coding sequence ATGTTCGACGTCATCGTCATCCCCACCGACGGCAGCGAGTTCGCCGAGAACGCCGCCGAGCGCGGCTTCGAGCTCGCCCGGCACCACGACTCCACGGTCCACGTCCTCTGCGTCGCCGACACCGGGATGCTGGGCGACCTCCGGCTCCCCGGCGACGACGCCAGCGCCGACGACGCCATCCGCGCGAAGGCCCGGGAGTTCGTCGACCGGCTGGCCGACCGCGCCAGGGCCGGCGGCCTCGACGTGACGACGGCCGTCCCCGACGGGACGGCGAAGAACGCCATCATAGACTACGCCGAGTCGGTCGACGCCGACGCCATCGTGATGGGCACCAGCGGCCGCGGCGGCGTCGAGCGACTGGTGCTGGGCAGCGTCGCCGGGCACGTCGTCCGGCACAGCGACGTCGACGTCCTCGTCACCCACGGCACCGGCAAGTGA
- a CDS encoding universal stress protein produces MYDSILLPTDGSDGAAEALDHAIGAAEAYGADLHVVSVVDRRVVLAADVDEKAAVESELTEDADEAVDELATRATDAGIEVTTATPQGVPYREILSYADDADVDLLVLGTHGRTGREKRLNLGSTTERIVKAAERPLLVVDIGGAEE; encoded by the coding sequence ATGTACGATTCCATCCTGTTGCCGACGGACGGCAGCGACGGCGCGGCGGAGGCGCTCGACCACGCCATCGGCGCCGCCGAGGCCTACGGCGCCGACCTCCACGTCGTCTCCGTCGTCGACCGCCGCGTCGTCCTCGCGGCCGACGTCGACGAGAAGGCGGCGGTCGAGTCGGAGCTGACCGAGGATGCCGACGAGGCCGTCGACGAACTCGCCACCCGCGCGACCGACGCCGGCATCGAGGTCACGACCGCGACGCCGCAGGGCGTCCCCTACCGGGAGATCCTGTCGTACGCCGACGACGCGGACGTCGACCTGCTCGTCCTCGGGACCCACGGCCGGACCGGCCGGGAGAAGCGCCTGAACCTCGGCAGCACGACCGAGCGGATCGTGAAGGCCGCAGAGCGACCGCTGCTGGTCGTCGACATCGGCGGCGCTGAGGAGTGA
- a CDS encoding YihY/virulence factor BrkB family protein, translating to MDWRAAVGFARTVVEEVRENNITFMAGSIAHSAFLSLLPLLLLLLVITAAVGSDALTEQLVSLARQYLSPVGQGLLFEALTSASDRAGASVLGVVTLVWGMLRVFRGINTAFDELYGGEESDLLEQVVDGLVAFLSVVVATLGTAGGVTLLAIGEHPLAVVLNPLALVVGLTAAFFPLFYVFPSVDFRPREALPGTLVAAVGWVLLEVLFGFYVDVVETVSMYGVLGSMILLLVWLYAVAFVLLVGATVNLALRRRLDDRPDGTPA from the coding sequence ATGGACTGGCGCGCGGCCGTCGGGTTCGCGAGGACCGTCGTCGAGGAGGTCAGGGAGAACAACATCACCTTCATGGCGGGGAGCATCGCCCACTCCGCGTTCCTGTCGCTGCTGCCGCTGCTGCTGTTACTGCTCGTGATCACCGCCGCCGTCGGCAGCGACGCGCTCACCGAACAGCTCGTGTCGCTGGCCCGCCAGTACCTGAGCCCGGTCGGCCAGGGCCTGCTCTTCGAGGCGCTGACGAGCGCGTCGGACCGGGCGGGCGCCTCCGTCCTCGGCGTCGTGACGCTCGTCTGGGGGATGCTCCGGGTGTTCCGCGGCATCAACACGGCCTTCGACGAGCTCTACGGCGGCGAGGAGTCCGACCTCCTCGAGCAGGTCGTCGACGGCCTCGTCGCCTTCCTCTCGGTGGTCGTCGCGACCCTCGGGACGGCCGGCGGCGTGACGCTGCTCGCCATCGGCGAGCACCCGCTGGCCGTCGTGCTCAACCCGCTGGCGCTCGTCGTCGGGCTGACGGCCGCGTTCTTCCCGCTGTTCTACGTCTTCCCGTCGGTCGACTTCCGGCCGCGAGAGGCGCTGCCCGGGACGCTCGTCGCCGCCGTCGGCTGGGTGCTGCTGGAGGTGCTCTTCGGGTTCTACGTGGACGTCGTCGAGACGGTCTCGATGTACGGCGTCCTCGGCTCGATGATCCTCCTGCTCGTCTGGCTGTACGCCGTCGCGTTCGTGCTACTCGTCGGCGCGACCGTCAACCTCGCCCTCCGGCGCCGCCTGGACGACCGCCCCGACGGCACGCCCGCCTGA
- a CDS encoding redox-regulated ATPase YchF, which translates to MSYTVGLVGKPSVGKSTFFNAATMNDVPEGAYPFTTIDPSVGEAYVRVDCAAPEFDETCTPDSGFCRDGTRFVPIRLVDVAGLIPGAHEGAGLGNQFLTDLNEADVLVHVVDFSGTTDAEGEPTEGHDPREDIDFLEHELDMWYLDILERGIERYEGAYNGQETDIEVELAEQMTAFRTNEDEIKRLIRRVDCGFEPAEWDDDDREALAREIRQATKPIVVAANKMDTPEAQANYEAIASDPDYDHLTVVPASAHAEKALKKADENGAVDYVPGDDGFEIVGDVSDEQAAGLEQIAEFAAEYGGTGVQGALETAVFDVLGAVAVFPGSAGGLGTADGKLLPDCFLLPEDATTSDFAYHIHSDLGDGLLHGVDCRAGRQVGSDHELDHRDVVELVTTN; encoded by the coding sequence ATGAGCTACACGGTCGGACTCGTCGGCAAGCCCTCCGTCGGCAAGTCCACCTTCTTCAACGCCGCGACGATGAACGACGTCCCCGAGGGGGCCTACCCGTTCACGACCATCGACCCCTCGGTCGGCGAGGCGTACGTCCGCGTCGACTGCGCGGCCCCGGAGTTCGACGAGACCTGCACCCCCGACTCCGGGTTCTGCCGGGACGGCACGCGGTTCGTCCCGATCCGCCTCGTCGACGTGGCCGGCCTCATCCCGGGGGCCCACGAGGGCGCCGGCCTCGGCAACCAGTTCCTCACCGACCTCAACGAGGCCGACGTGCTGGTCCACGTCGTCGACTTCTCGGGGACGACCGACGCCGAGGGCGAACCCACCGAGGGCCACGACCCCCGCGAGGACATCGACTTCCTCGAGCACGAGCTGGACATGTGGTACCTCGACATCCTCGAGCGCGGCATCGAGCGCTACGAGGGCGCCTACAACGGCCAGGAGACCGACATCGAGGTCGAACTCGCCGAGCAGATGACGGCGTTCCGGACGAACGAGGACGAGATCAAGCGGCTGATCCGCCGGGTCGACTGCGGCTTCGAGCCCGCCGAGTGGGACGACGACGACCGCGAGGCACTGGCCCGCGAGATTCGACAGGCGACCAAGCCCATCGTCGTCGCCGCGAACAAGATGGACACCCCCGAGGCGCAGGCCAACTACGAGGCGATCGCGAGCGACCCCGACTACGACCACCTCACCGTCGTCCCCGCGAGCGCCCACGCGGAGAAGGCGCTGAAGAAGGCCGACGAGAACGGTGCCGTCGACTACGTCCCCGGCGACGACGGCTTCGAGATCGTCGGCGACGTCTCCGACGAGCAGGCCGCCGGTCTCGAACAGATCGCCGAGTTCGCCGCCGAGTACGGCGGCACCGGCGTCCAGGGCGCCCTCGAGACGGCGGTCTTCGACGTCCTCGGCGCGGTCGCGGTGTTCCCGGGCTCGGCCGGCGGACTCGGCACCGCCGACGGCAAGCTCCTTCCGGACTGCTTCCTGCTGCCCGAGGACGCGACGACCTCCGACTTCGCCTACCACATCCACTCCGACCTCGGCGACGGGCTGCTCCACGGTGTCGACTGCCGGGCGGGCCGACAGGTCGGCTCGGACCACGAACTCGACCACCGCGACGTCGTCGAGCTTGTCACGACGAACTGA
- a CDS encoding PAS domain-containing response regulator yields the protein MATDGTEGRSEETERSISVVYVDDYDELCSLAKTGLETASDRLAVETTTDPTTVTDRLGDVDCIVSDYEMPEVDGLELLRQVRVLDEDVPFILFTGEGSENVASDAISLGVTDYLTKGGGQERFVRLANRIEGAVEAHRASEVVQRTRSQAAEAIERERARSRALIEHSPAMTGILDGGGRFEYVSPSVEDITGYKPRELQGEVAFDYVHEEDRPRIMDEFQRSLSNTAYRPTVRYRFRHASGETIHLETKGVNRLDDPVVEGIVVNTRDVTEQVRSERKLRRERDISKRILQVSPAPLMLVDGEARIRRVNYRAAEGFDMTRERLEGMSPSSSRLEVRTPDGEDVPIDELVTSQVATAGVERSGVEYHVDLPTGTFRVEVSAAPLAETDFEAAVLCLDEVERV from the coding sequence ATGGCAACAGACGGAACGGAGGGACGGAGCGAAGAGACGGAACGGTCGATCTCGGTAGTCTACGTGGACGACTACGACGAGCTCTGCAGTCTCGCGAAGACGGGGCTCGAGACGGCGAGCGACCGACTGGCGGTCGAGACCACGACGGACCCGACGACGGTGACCGACCGGCTGGGCGACGTCGACTGCATCGTCTCGGACTACGAGATGCCGGAGGTCGACGGCCTGGAGTTGCTCCGGCAGGTCCGGGTCCTGGACGAGGACGTCCCCTTCATCCTCTTCACCGGGGAGGGCTCCGAGAACGTCGCCAGCGACGCGATCTCGCTGGGCGTCACCGACTACCTCACCAAGGGCGGCGGCCAGGAGCGGTTCGTCCGGCTGGCCAACCGCATCGAGGGGGCAGTCGAGGCCCACCGGGCCAGCGAGGTCGTCCAGCGGACGCGGTCACAGGCCGCCGAGGCCATCGAGCGCGAGCGGGCACGCAGCCGCGCGCTCATCGAGCACTCGCCGGCGATGACCGGCATCCTCGACGGCGGCGGCCGGTTCGAGTACGTCAGCCCCTCCGTCGAGGACATCACCGGCTACAAGCCGCGGGAGCTGCAGGGCGAGGTCGCCTTCGACTACGTCCACGAGGAGGACCGCCCCCGGATCATGGACGAGTTCCAGCGCTCGCTGTCGAACACGGCCTACCGGCCGACGGTCAGGTATCGGTTCAGACACGCAAGCGGGGAGACAATCCACCTCGAGACGAAGGGCGTCAACCGGCTCGACGACCCGGTCGTCGAGGGGATCGTCGTCAACACCCGGGACGTCACCGAACAGGTCAGGTCGGAGCGGAAGCTCCGGCGCGAACGCGACATCTCGAAGCGCATCCTCCAGGTCAGCCCGGCGCCGCTGATGCTCGTCGACGGCGAGGCGCGAATCCGCCGGGTCAACTACCGGGCGGCGGAGGGCTTCGACATGACGCGTGAGCGGCTGGAGGGGATGTCGCCGTCGTCCTCGAGGCTCGAGGTCCGGACGCCCGACGGCGAGGACGTGCCTATCGATGAACTCGTCACCTCGCAGGTCGCAACCGCCGGCGTCGAGCGCAGCGGCGTCGAGTACCACGTCGACCTGCCGACCGGGACGTTCCGCGTCGAGGTGAGCGCGGCGCCGCTGGCGGAGACGGACTTCGAGGCCGCCGTCCTCTGTCTCGACGAGGTCGAACGCGTATAA
- a CDS encoding DUF7553 family protein — MEQERLDRARQELQWASEHADAHVRTQLESLEGGLFEEEEGTITKDDPGPKVDRVVEVMEKLDELEGEADHPDVAERIGSASDLLEAYLKNHPEDA; from the coding sequence ATGGAACAGGAACGTCTCGACCGCGCGCGCCAGGAACTGCAGTGGGCCAGCGAGCACGCCGACGCCCACGTCCGGACGCAACTGGAGTCCCTCGAGGGCGGGCTCTTCGAGGAGGAGGAGGGCACCATCACGAAGGACGACCCGGGGCCGAAGGTCGACCGCGTCGTCGAGGTGATGGAGAAGCTCGACGAACTCGAGGGCGAGGCCGACCACCCCGACGTCGCCGAGCGCATCGGCAGCGCCAGCGACCTCCTGGAGGCGTACCTGAAGAACCACCCAGAGGATGCGTGA